A single Flavobacterium sp. 1 DNA region contains:
- a CDS encoding HAD family hydrolase has translation MAKSYKEIMNDITAFIFDVDGVLTDGSVFVSNEGEMLRTMNIRDGYALKAAVESGYHVCIISGGSNEGVRVRLRNLGITDIHLGTPDKVETFKEYTDVYSINPEQVLYMGDDIPDYHVMKLVGLPACPQDASPEIKTISGYISHKNGGKGAVRDVIEQVMKVQGKWTTHFNGKLD, from the coding sequence ATGGCAAAAAGCTATAAAGAAATAATGAATGATATTACTGCGTTTATCTTTGACGTAGATGGCGTACTTACTGACGGTTCGGTATTTGTTTCTAATGAAGGAGAGATGCTGAGAACAATGAATATACGCGATGGTTACGCATTGAAAGCAGCTGTAGAGAGTGGTTATCATGTATGCATTATTTCGGGCGGAAGCAATGAGGGTGTTAGAGTAAGATTACGAAATTTAGGAATTACCGATATTCATCTAGGAACTCCAGATAAAGTAGAAACATTCAAAGAATACACAGATGTTTACAGTATAAATCCTGAACAAGTTTTGTATATGGGAGACGATATTCCAGATTATCACGTTATGAAATTAGTAGGTTTGCCTGCTTGCCCTCAAGATGCAAGTCCCGAAATTAAAACAATTTCAGGTTATATTTCGCATAAAAATGGCGGTAAAGGCGCTGTTCGCGATGTGATTGAACAAGTGATGAAAGTACAAGGAAAATGGACAACACACTTTAACGGAAAACTCGATTAA
- a CDS encoding geranylgeranylglycerol-phosphate geranylgeranyltransferase, with product MKYLKLIRFRNLLMIALMQLLIRYGFLNYQSIPLALNDWQYLLLVFATVMITAGGYVINNIMDQATDNYNKPKKVVVGKSISEVNAYNIYFFVTVLGVGTGFYLSNVIAKPGFAAIFIIISATLYLYATNLKQMLLIGNFVVAFLLSFSVIIIGLFDLLPVINPENKIVMRDLFSILLDYALFAFVINFIREIVKDMEDISGDYKQGMNTLPIILGLKRTSKVIFVLSLIPLIMIGYYIKNYFLPNDLHLATLYALACIISPLIYFTIKIDHAKKKKDFHQLSTILKLIILFGLFSIVVVTYNILHHHHA from the coding sequence ATGAAATACCTAAAATTAATACGTTTCCGAAATCTACTGATGATTGCTTTAATGCAGTTGCTTATCAGATACGGTTTTTTAAATTATCAAAGTATCCCTTTGGCTCTTAACGATTGGCAATACCTATTATTAGTATTTGCAACGGTAATGATTACTGCTGGAGGCTACGTGATTAATAATATTATGGATCAGGCAACTGACAATTACAACAAACCTAAAAAAGTTGTTGTAGGCAAAAGCATATCCGAAGTTAATGCCTATAATATTTATTTTTTTGTAACTGTACTGGGTGTTGGTACTGGTTTTTATTTATCGAACGTGATTGCAAAACCAGGGTTTGCCGCTATATTTATTATCATTTCGGCTACATTATATCTTTATGCGACAAACTTAAAACAGATGTTGCTTATCGGGAATTTTGTTGTTGCTTTTTTACTTTCTTTTAGTGTCATTATTATTGGACTTTTCGATCTTTTGCCAGTCATCAATCCAGAAAACAAAATCGTTATGCGTGATTTGTTTTCGATACTTTTAGATTATGCACTATTTGCTTTTGTCATTAATTTTATCAGAGAAATTGTAAAAGATATGGAAGATATTAGTGGCGATTACAAGCAAGGAATGAATACCTTACCTATCATTTTGGGATTAAAACGTACATCAAAAGTAATCTTTGTTTTAAGTTTGATTCCTCTGATTATGATTGGATATTACATCAAAAATTATTTTTTACCCAATGATTTGCATTTAGCAACACTATATGCTTTGGCATGCATAATCTCTCCATTAATCTATTTTACGATAAAAATAGATCATGCAAAAAAGAAGAAAGATTTTCATCAGCTAAGCACTATTTTAAAACTGATTATTTTATTCGGTCTGTTTTCTATTGTTGTTGTCACTTATAATATTCTTCACCATCACCATGCTTAA
- a CDS encoding Maf-like protein produces the protein MLKEKLKNYKLILASGSPRRQQFFKDLDLDFEIRLKEIEEIFPPELKAAEITDYLALLKANAFEDELQQNDILITSDTIVWHKNCAVGKPKDHQDAFEILKSLSDNTHEVITSVCFKTKTSFHTLHETTKVTFNALSDKAILYYLENYKPYDKAGAYGIQEWIGFIGVSKVEGSYANVMGMPTDKVYEYLNNL, from the coding sequence ATGCTTAAAGAAAAACTAAAAAACTATAAACTCATTTTAGCTTCTGGTTCTCCAAGAAGACAGCAATTTTTTAAAGATTTAGATTTAGATTTTGAAATTAGGCTGAAAGAAATTGAAGAAATTTTTCCGCCCGAATTAAAAGCAGCAGAAATCACTGATTACCTTGCACTCCTGAAGGCCAACGCTTTTGAAGACGAATTACAGCAAAATGATATATTAATAACGAGCGACACTATTGTTTGGCATAAAAATTGTGCTGTAGGTAAACCAAAGGATCATCAAGACGCTTTTGAAATATTAAAATCATTATCGGATAACACCCACGAAGTCATAACGTCAGTCTGTTTTAAAACAAAAACATCTTTTCATACGTTACATGAGACAACAAAGGTTACCTTTAATGCGTTAAGTGACAAAGCGATTCTTTATTATTTAGAAAATTATAAACCTTATGACAAAGCAGGAGCCTATGGAATACAAGAATGGATTGGTTTTATTGGAGTCTCAAAAGTGGAAGGATCCTATGCTAATGTAATGGGAATGCCCACGGATAAAGTATACGAATATTTAAATAATTTGTAA
- a CDS encoding mechanosensitive ion channel domain-containing protein codes for MIFFDQYLKEQISTGILLLVVILLRTLVSKLVRRYAKTSHIIERRTNLVIKCINILITILAIITFILIWGVKPEDIFITISSVATVIGVAMFAQWSILSNITSGIILFFSFPFKIGDVILIHDKDYLVEGEIEDIGAFHVTIRSKEGEIVIYPNNLFFQKGISIIKEPLNTNSEFVD; via the coding sequence ATGATTTTTTTTGATCAATATCTAAAAGAACAGATCAGCACAGGGATTTTGCTGTTGGTAGTCATTTTGCTACGTACGCTTGTTTCTAAATTAGTCAGACGATATGCAAAGACAAGCCATATTATTGAAAGAAGAACAAATTTGGTTATCAAATGCATAAATATACTCATTACGATATTAGCCATAATTACCTTTATATTAATTTGGGGAGTCAAACCAGAAGATATTTTCATTACAATTTCGTCTGTAGCCACGGTAATAGGAGTAGCAATGTTTGCGCAATGGTCTATTTTAAGTAATATTACTTCGGGAATTATTTTGTTTTTTTCGTTCCCTTTCAAGATTGGCGATGTTATTTTAATTCACGATAAAGATTATCTGGTAGAAGGCGAAATTGAAGATATTGGCGCATTTCATGTAACGATACGTTCAAAAGAAGGCGAAATTGTTATCTATCCCAATAACTTATTCTTTCAAAAAGGGATTTCAATTATTAAAGAACCATTAAATACAAATAGTGAATTTGTTGATTAA
- a CDS encoding alpha/beta hydrolase, protein MNIHYTEDTLKHGFEQTTIFQPDDYEGKVAATLIRKRGTSQSDKAVLCIHGFNDYFFQEILAEEFLKNGYHFYALDLRKYGRSILRNQKPNNVRHLSEYYEDIDQALRIIRAEGNSEAVLYGHSTGGLIITLYTADRKETDLFDVLICNSPFYDFNVPWIQKKTVIPVLSLLGRLSPNLALPIGFSKFYGKSLHKNDYGEWNYNLLWKPHIAPSINAGWINAVHEGHLQIAKGIYVPKPILILHSSRSVYPSKWSEDMFDGDAILSVNDIIEKSKLIESPCKEVIGFKGAIHDLVLSKMPVRNLVFKTIFEWLGECFK, encoded by the coding sequence ATGAATATACACTACACGGAAGATACTTTGAAGCATGGTTTTGAACAAACGACTATTTTTCAGCCTGATGATTATGAGGGTAAAGTTGCTGCTACATTAATAAGGAAAAGAGGAACATCACAATCGGATAAAGCTGTTTTATGTATTCATGGTTTTAATGATTATTTTTTTCAGGAAATATTGGCAGAAGAATTTTTGAAGAATGGTTATCATTTTTATGCTTTGGATTTAAGAAAATATGGACGGTCAATTTTACGGAATCAGAAGCCTAATAATGTAAGACATTTGTCTGAGTATTATGAAGATATTGACCAGGCACTGCGTATAATTAGAGCTGAAGGCAATTCCGAGGCAGTGCTTTATGGGCATTCTACCGGAGGTCTCATTATCACTTTATATACTGCTGACCGAAAGGAAACTGATCTTTTTGATGTTCTAATCTGTAATAGCCCTTTTTATGATTTTAATGTGCCTTGGATCCAAAAGAAAACTGTTATTCCTGTGCTTTCATTATTAGGACGATTGAGTCCCAATCTGGCTTTGCCAATTGGTTTTTCGAAGTTTTATGGTAAAAGTCTGCATAAAAACGATTATGGTGAGTGGAATTACAATTTGCTGTGGAAACCTCATATTGCTCCATCCATAAATGCAGGATGGATAAATGCGGTACACGAGGGACATTTGCAGATAGCAAAAGGAATTTATGTGCCTAAACCAATTCTGATATTGCATTCCTCACGTTCTGTTTATCCTTCGAAATGGAGTGAAGATATGTTTGATGGCGACGCTATTTTGAGTGTGAACGATATTATTGAAAAGTCAAAATTAATTGAATCTCCATGCAAAGAAGTTATTGGTTTTAAAGGGGCTATTCATGATTTGGTTTTATCAAAAATGCCAGTTCGGAATCTGGTATTTAAAACTATTTTTGAATGGCTGGGAGAATGTTTTAAATGA
- a CDS encoding PIG-L family deacetylase, giving the protein MRKLFLKSFLLFFLSIQITNAQKPQKPSSAEIYNQIQKLNFLGTVLYIAAHPDDENTRLISYLANDIHATTGYLSLTRGDGGQNLIGPQLRELLGVIRTQELLEARKIDGGEQFFSRANDFGYSKNPEETLQIWDKEKVLADLVWTIRKFQPDVIINRFDHRSPGTTHGHHTASAMLSVEGFDLANNPASFPEQLQLVKPWQPKRVFFNTSWWFYGSKEKFESADKTNLVSVSTGIYYPTLGKSNQEIAALSRSSHKSQGFGSTGSRGEDTEYLEFLKGEPLKEKSSLFDGIDTSWNRVKGGKPIGELITVIANQYDFKNPSASIPNLVKAYTMIQALDENHWKALKSEEIKKIITACSGLYLEAVSTSQEATPGSIVKLNLEAINRSAVPMQLVSVTALPEQKTTVLNTDLKNNSVQNSTIDLQLPQSLNYTQPYWLKEKGTVGLYTVSDQKNIGIPDIIRETKVVFNVKIDGTEIPFERTVVYKYNDDVKGEMYNFLDIVPIVTTAIQDKVLLFPNTKPKYVGITIKAGKNDIKGNLKLDLPTDWKISPASIPFQLDKKGMEQTVYFEVTPPAQMSEIIGKSIATIDGIPYDKEQININYDHITKQQVLKTSEVKCIRVDLKTNEEKIAYIMGAGDEVPKSLTQMGYKVTLVKPEEITPEKLDSFDVVMTGVRAYNTVQALANKQDILFDFVKSGKTMIVQYNTTDDLVTSNIAPYPLKVSRDRVTEENAEVRFLAPNHPALHYPNVITQNDFKGWKQEQGLYYPKEFDKAFTPILSSNDKGESPKDGALLIAPYGKGNYIYTGLSLFRELPEGVPGAYKLLSNLISIKPSVTIPNQKIKQ; this is encoded by the coding sequence ATGCGAAAGCTTTTTTTAAAATCATTTTTGCTTTTTTTTCTTTCTATACAAATAACAAATGCCCAAAAACCACAAAAACCAAGTTCAGCCGAAATATACAATCAAATTCAGAAGCTCAATTTTCTAGGCACTGTCCTTTATATAGCCGCACATCCCGATGACGAAAATACCCGTTTAATATCCTATCTAGCTAATGATATTCATGCCACAACCGGCTATTTGTCACTAACGAGAGGAGATGGCGGGCAAAATTTAATAGGTCCGCAACTGAGAGAATTACTGGGAGTTATCCGAACACAAGAGCTTTTGGAAGCTAGAAAAATCGATGGAGGCGAGCAGTTTTTTTCCAGAGCCAATGACTTTGGCTATTCCAAAAATCCTGAAGAGACACTGCAAATTTGGGACAAAGAAAAAGTGCTTGCCGACCTTGTTTGGACAATCAGAAAATTCCAACCCGATGTAATCATCAACCGTTTTGACCACCGATCGCCCGGAACCACTCACGGTCATCATACTGCATCGGCAATGCTGAGCGTAGAAGGCTTTGATTTGGCTAATAATCCGGCCTCTTTTCCGGAACAGCTGCAGCTTGTAAAACCTTGGCAGCCCAAACGCGTTTTTTTCAATACTTCATGGTGGTTTTATGGAAGCAAGGAAAAATTTGAATCGGCCGACAAAACCAATTTAGTTTCAGTTTCCACAGGAATTTATTACCCTACTTTAGGAAAATCCAATCAGGAAATTGCGGCTTTAAGCCGCAGCAGTCATAAATCACAAGGATTTGGAAGCACGGGATCCCGCGGAGAAGACACTGAATACTTGGAGTTTTTAAAAGGAGAACCCTTAAAAGAAAAATCATCACTTTTTGATGGAATAGACACGAGCTGGAACCGTGTAAAAGGCGGAAAACCAATTGGTGAATTAATCACAGTTATTGCCAATCAATACGATTTTAAAAACCCATCGGCCAGTATTCCAAATTTAGTGAAAGCTTACACGATGATTCAGGCATTAGATGAAAACCATTGGAAAGCGCTAAAATCAGAAGAAATAAAAAAAATAATTACTGCTTGTTCCGGTTTGTATCTGGAAGCAGTTTCTACATCACAAGAAGCAACACCTGGAAGCATTGTAAAACTTAACTTAGAAGCCATCAACCGAAGTGCTGTTCCAATGCAACTGGTAAGTGTTACAGCTTTACCCGAGCAAAAAACTACGGTTTTAAACACTGATCTAAAAAACAATTCAGTACAAAACAGCACAATCGATTTACAGTTGCCACAATCCTTAAACTATACGCAGCCATATTGGCTAAAAGAAAAAGGCACAGTGGGACTTTACACGGTATCCGATCAAAAAAACATTGGAATTCCTGATATAATTCGGGAGACTAAAGTTGTTTTCAATGTAAAAATTGATGGGACAGAAATCCCATTCGAAAGAACAGTGGTTTACAAATACAACGATGATGTAAAAGGAGAAATGTATAATTTTTTAGATATTGTTCCAATTGTGACTACTGCAATTCAAGATAAAGTATTGCTTTTTCCCAATACCAAACCAAAATATGTAGGCATCACCATAAAAGCCGGAAAAAATGATATAAAGGGAAATTTAAAACTGGACTTGCCTACAGACTGGAAAATTTCACCAGCATCTATTCCTTTTCAATTAGACAAAAAAGGAATGGAACAAACCGTTTATTTTGAAGTTACACCTCCTGCGCAAATGAGCGAAATTATTGGAAAAAGCATAGCAACTATTGATGGCATTCCATACGATAAAGAGCAAATCAACATCAATTATGACCATATTACAAAACAGCAGGTTTTAAAAACTTCTGAGGTAAAATGCATTCGGGTGGATTTGAAAACGAATGAAGAAAAAATCGCCTATATCATGGGAGCGGGTGATGAAGTACCTAAGAGTTTGACACAAATGGGATATAAAGTAACACTCGTAAAACCAGAAGAAATAACTCCTGAAAAGCTTGACTCTTTTGATGTTGTCATGACTGGAGTGCGCGCTTATAATACAGTTCAAGCATTGGCAAACAAACAAGATATTTTATTTGATTTTGTAAAAAGCGGTAAAACAATGATTGTCCAATACAATACTACCGATGATTTGGTAACCTCAAATATTGCTCCTTATCCGCTGAAAGTTTCGAGAGACAGAGTTACAGAGGAAAATGCTGAAGTCCGTTTTCTGGCACCTAATCATCCTGCACTGCATTACCCTAATGTGATTACGCAAAATGATTTTAAAGGCTGGAAGCAGGAACAGGGATTGTATTATCCCAAAGAATTTGACAAAGCCTTTACTCCTATCCTATCGTCGAATGACAAAGGAGAAAGTCCAAAAGACGGTGCACTGCTGATTGCTCCTTACGGAAAAGGAAATTATATTTATACAGGATTGAGCCTTTTTAGAGAATTGCCGGAAGGGGTCCCTGGAGCTTATAAATTATTATCCAACCTTATTTCGATTAAGCCTTCGGTAACTATTCCTAATCAAAAAATAAAACAATAA